In Acholeplasma equirhinis, the following proteins share a genomic window:
- the leuS gene encoding leucine--tRNA ligase, which yields MRNYDYQTIEKKWQKHWVDLKLFKTKTNSFQPKYYVLDMFPYPSSSGLHVGHVEGYSATDIVSRFKRMQGYNVFSPMGWDAFGLPAEQYALATGKDPKSFTYQNIKNFKRQIIEMGKGVDWDRELATSDPEYYRWTQWIFKKLYERGLAVLKDVEVNWCEGLGTVLANDEIEIIDGQMVSERGHFPVIKKPMRQWVLRITEYAERLLQDLELVDWPENLKEMQRNWIGKSSGAMIDFELAGSNSKFTVFTTRPDTLYGVTYAVLSPEHPLVLEITTEDEIDDVKKYIAQTKSKTDLDRIADKTKTGVFTGAYAKHPITGKLIPIWIGDYVLMSYGTGAVMAVPAHDARDYEFAMKYGLEIIEVIKGGTDGAYEGDGIHHHSGILDGLNNDEAKAKMISYLENRGIGYGHHTYKLRDWVFSRQRYWGEPFPVYYDQEGNTYLVPDEELPLELPYLEYIKPSGTGESPLANATDWVNFTKDGKKYRRDTNTMPQLAGSSWYYIGYLLKNHLGYIPLDSEEAKQVLDQFLPVDLYVGGTEHAVGHLLYARFWHKVFYDLGFVSSKEPFQKLVNQGMILGEDHSKMSKSKGNTKSPDDIFLSHGADTLRVFEMFMGPLEAEKPWSDDGLDGSKRFLERVWRMFDFDIYNENVKELETIYHQTVKKVTDDYEKLAFNTAIAQMMIFVNEVFKVQKIGKNQARGFLKLLNPIAPHITEEINQTVLNHHEELIYSEWPKYDEAFLVVNEVEVVVQVNGKLRAKMTVSRDLAEVDLKELALNSENVKKHLEGLEIMKMIVVPNKLVNIVAK from the coding sequence ATGAGAAATTATGACTACCAAACAATTGAAAAGAAATGGCAAAAACATTGGGTTGATTTAAAATTATTTAAAACAAAAACAAACAGTTTTCAACCTAAATACTATGTTTTAGATATGTTCCCATATCCATCTTCTTCTGGGTTACATGTTGGTCATGTCGAAGGATATTCTGCAACAGATATTGTTTCAAGATTCAAAAGAATGCAAGGTTACAATGTATTCAGTCCTATGGGATGGGACGCTTTTGGTTTACCTGCTGAACAATATGCACTTGCAACTGGAAAAGATCCAAAGAGTTTTACTTATCAAAATATTAAAAACTTTAAAAGACAAATTATTGAAATGGGTAAAGGTGTTGACTGGGATAGAGAACTTGCAACATCAGACCCTGAATATTACCGTTGGACACAATGGATTTTTAAGAAACTCTATGAAAGAGGACTTGCAGTTTTAAAAGACGTTGAAGTTAACTGGTGTGAAGGTTTAGGTACGGTACTTGCTAACGATGAAATTGAAATCATCGATGGACAAATGGTTTCAGAACGTGGACACTTCCCAGTTATTAAAAAACCAATGCGTCAATGGGTTTTAAGAATTACTGAATATGCTGAAAGATTATTACAAGATTTAGAATTAGTAGATTGGCCAGAAAACTTAAAGGAAATGCAAAGAAACTGGATTGGAAAATCTAGTGGAGCAATGATTGACTTTGAACTTGCTGGTAGCAATTCTAAATTTACAGTCTTTACAACAAGACCTGACACACTATACGGTGTGACTTATGCAGTGCTTTCACCTGAGCATCCTTTAGTACTTGAAATTACAACTGAAGATGAAATTGATGATGTTAAAAAATATATTGCTCAAACAAAATCAAAAACAGACTTAGACAGAATTGCTGATAAAACAAAGACTGGTGTTTTCACAGGTGCTTACGCAAAACATCCAATTACTGGAAAACTTATTCCAATTTGGATTGGTGACTATGTCTTAATGAGTTATGGTACAGGAGCAGTCATGGCGGTTCCTGCACATGATGCAAGAGACTATGAATTCGCAATGAAGTATGGTCTAGAAATTATTGAAGTCATTAAAGGTGGCACTGATGGTGCTTATGAAGGTGATGGTATTCATCATCATTCAGGTATTTTAGATGGCTTAAATAATGATGAAGCGAAAGCTAAGATGATCTCATATCTTGAGAACCGTGGTATTGGTTATGGTCATCATACATATAAACTTCGTGATTGGGTATTTTCACGTCAACGTTATTGGGGTGAACCATTCCCAGTTTACTATGACCAAGAAGGTAATACATACCTTGTTCCAGATGAAGAACTGCCACTTGAACTACCATATCTTGAATATATTAAACCATCAGGAACAGGTGAATCACCACTTGCAAATGCAACCGATTGGGTAAACTTTACAAAAGATGGTAAGAAGTATCGAAGAGATACCAACACCATGCCACAACTTGCAGGTTCAAGTTGGTACTATATTGGATATCTACTTAAAAATCATTTAGGTTATATTCCACTGGATTCCGAAGAAGCTAAACAAGTACTTGATCAATTCTTACCAGTTGATCTTTATGTTGGTGGAACTGAACATGCTGTTGGTCATTTACTCTATGCTAGATTCTGGCATAAAGTATTCTATGATTTAGGATTTGTTTCAAGTAAGGAACCATTCCAAAAATTAGTTAACCAAGGTATGATTCTTGGTGAAGACCATTCTAAGATGAGTAAGTCAAAAGGTAATACAAAATCACCTGATGATATTTTCTTATCTCATGGTGCAGATACACTTCGTGTATTTGAAATGTTCATGGGACCACTTGAAGCTGAAAAACCTTGGAGTGATGACGGTCTAGATGGTTCTAAGCGTTTCTTAGAACGTGTATGGCGTATGTTTGATTTTGATATTTATAATGAAAATGTAAAAGAATTAGAAACAATCTATCATCAAACAGTTAAGAAAGTAACAGATGACTATGAAAAACTAGCATTTAATACTGCAATTGCACAAATGATGATTTTTGTTAACGAAGTTTTTAAAGTTCAAAAGATTGGTAAAAACCAAGCAAGAGGATTCTTAAAACTATTAAATCCAATTGCTCCACATATTACAGAAGAGATAAATCAAACCGTATTAAATCATCATGAAGAACTCATTTATTCTGAATGGCCAAAATATGATGAAGCATTCTTGGTTGTCAATGAAGTTGAAGTTGTTGTTCAAGTAAACGGTAAACTTCGTGCGAAGATGACTGTCTCAAGAGACCTTGCAGAAGTTGATTTAAAAGAACTTGCATTAAACAGTGAGAATGTTAAGAAACACTTAGAAGGACTTGAAATCATGAAGATGATTGTTGTTCCTAATAAGTTAGTAAATATTGTTGCTAAATAA
- the acpP gene encoding acyl carrier protein, with protein sequence MAAVYDKVKQLIVDELAVEESLVTPEARLVEDLGADSIDAVELIMTVEDAFSIEISDEVLQNIKTVNDLVSYIETNK encoded by the coding sequence ATGGCAGCAGTATACGACAAAGTTAAACAGCTAATCGTAGATGAATTAGCAGTTGAAGAGTCTCTAGTTACTCCTGAAGCAAGATTAGTAGAAGATCTTGGAGCAGACTCAATTGATGCAGTAGAATTAATCATGACTGTAGAAGACGCGTTCTCAATCGAAATTTCTGATGAAGTTCTACAAAACATTAAAACTGTTAACGATTTAGTGTCATACATCGAAACTAACAAATAA
- a CDS encoding lactonase family protein, producing the protein MKFLVGTYTKNQSEGIYLVEDDKVSLYNRLFNPTYFALGEGHLFTLARGGIEIYQNNMLVYEDHSEAHSPAHIWFEPTLNMIFTANYHVGQMSSYRFDGSNTKKLQTIIYPTGSHAHQVYYSSLLSTLFVVDLGLDTIFTYEIDQNGKLVSKKDLTLHKGVGPRHLVVSDKGFVYCLTEYSHEIYVYNEKLEFVKKFGTIDKQFAGISSAAIRLTHDGRHLYVSNRGYDAITHYLVQPDGLLKQQKIYNTQGKHPRDFNLSLDESHIVVGNMHSNNVSIFSRNTDTGELKFVKHINVPEPSCIVFIP; encoded by the coding sequence ATGAAATTTTTAGTCGGCACATATACAAAAAATCAATCAGAAGGTATTTACTTAGTTGAGGACGATAAAGTTTCACTTTACAATCGTTTATTTAATCCAACTTATTTTGCATTAGGTGAAGGACACTTATTCACACTTGCAAGAGGTGGTATTGAAATTTATCAAAATAATATGTTAGTTTATGAAGACCATAGTGAGGCACACAGTCCTGCACATATTTGGTTTGAACCAACGCTCAATATGATTTTTACTGCAAATTATCATGTCGGTCAAATGTCAAGTTATCGCTTTGATGGATCAAACACTAAAAAACTTCAAACAATCATTTATCCTACAGGTTCACATGCACATCAAGTTTACTATTCTTCTTTATTATCAACATTATTTGTTGTTGACTTAGGTTTAGATACAATCTTTACTTATGAGATTGATCAAAATGGAAAACTTGTTTCTAAGAAAGATTTAACCTTACATAAAGGTGTTGGACCTAGACACTTAGTTGTCAGTGACAAAGGTTTTGTTTATTGCTTAACCGAATATTCTCATGAAATTTATGTTTATAATGAAAAGTTAGAATTTGTTAAGAAGTTTGGTACAATCGATAAACAATTTGCAGGTATTTCATCTGCAGCTATTAGATTAACACATGATGGACGTCACTTATACGTATCAAATCGTGGTTATGATGCAATCACACACTATCTAGTTCAACCAGACGGACTACTTAAACAACAAAAAATTTACAATACACAAGGTAAGCATCCAAGAGACTTCAATTTATCACTTGATGAATCCCATATCGTTGTTGGTAATATGCATTCAAACAATGTTTCAATTTTCTCAAGAAATACTGACACAGGTGAATTAAAGTTTGTGAAACATATCAACGTACCAGAACCAAGTTGCATCGTATTTATTCCATAA
- a CDS encoding NADPH-dependent FMN reductase, producing MSIRIGILLGSIREGRNGAAVANWVLEQANLRNDQDVTYELIDLKSYDLPHLGAKPNESQMAAIGKWSADMASFDGYVVVTPEYNHVVPGTLTNAFQFLKPEVANKAMAFVGYGWMGATRAIAGVKEQMTFQGLAIVSQAIHISFTTDYVNFGKEDAKFAPGAWHNPEVVAIFNQVTSWAKALKLVREGKI from the coding sequence ATGTCTATTCGTATTGGTATTTTATTAGGCTCAATTAGAGAAGGTCGTAACGGAGCCGCAGTAGCAAATTGGGTATTAGAACAAGCAAATTTAAGAAATGATCAAGATGTTACTTATGAATTAATTGACCTTAAATCTTATGATTTACCTCATTTAGGTGCTAAACCAAATGAAAGCCAAATGGCTGCAATTGGTAAATGGTCAGCTGATATGGCATCATTCGATGGTTATGTTGTGGTAACACCTGAATATAACCATGTTGTACCAGGTACATTAACAAATGCTTTCCAATTCTTAAAACCAGAAGTTGCTAACAAAGCTATGGCATTTGTTGGATATGGTTGGATGGGTGCGACACGTGCAATTGCAGGTGTTAAAGAACAAATGACTTTCCAAGGTTTAGCAATTGTTTCTCAAGCAATTCATATCAGTTTTACAACTGACTATGTCAACTTCGGTAAAGAAGATGCTAAATTTGCACCAGGTGCATGGCACAATCCAGAAGTGGTTGCAATCTTTAACCAAGTTACTTCATGGGCTAAAGCTTTAAAACTTGTTCGCGAAGGTAAAATCTAA
- a CDS encoding aminopeptidase, which produces MPNQLLLEKYARLAVKTGVNVQPGQIVVLRTTTEAVELSRAVAKEAYKAGAKRVYFIWTDEKVSRYGYDYAKTEDLAEFPEWNVAQYKYFVEQGACFISIVSPVPHALAGVDSSKMQTVVSTMTKAIQFFREHTMGNKTQWTIVAASNKAWAKELFPDLDEAVAEEKLWDAIFKATRVNHETDPVEVWKEHNANLARQNKILNDANFKSLHFTNSLGTDLVVELIQDHVWAGGAEHAGNGALFNPNIPTEESFTMPYKFGTQGKVVATKPLAYQGKIIKDFWLEFKDGRVVDFDAKYEKEALQSILDFDYNARSIGEIALIGHDSPISNMNILFLNTLYDENASCHMALGRAYPMNIKNGNDTPIAELEKKGYNNSLVHVDFMFGSADMQIVGKKQDGTEVIVFKNGNFAI; this is translated from the coding sequence ATGCCAAATCAATTACTATTAGAAAAATATGCAAGACTTGCAGTAAAAACTGGTGTCAATGTACAACCAGGACAAATCGTTGTATTAAGAACAACTACAGAAGCAGTTGAATTATCAAGAGCAGTTGCTAAAGAAGCTTATAAAGCTGGTGCAAAGCGTGTTTACTTTATTTGGACAGATGAAAAAGTAAGCCGTTATGGTTATGACTATGCTAAAACAGAAGATTTAGCAGAGTTCCCAGAATGGAATGTTGCACAATATAAATACTTTGTGGAACAAGGTGCTTGTTTCATTTCGATCGTTTCACCAGTGCCTCATGCACTTGCTGGTGTGGATTCATCTAAAATGCAAACAGTTGTTTCAACAATGACAAAAGCAATCCAATTTTTCAGAGAACACACTATGGGTAATAAAACTCAATGGACAATCGTTGCTGCATCAAATAAAGCATGGGCAAAAGAATTATTTCCTGATTTAGATGAAGCAGTTGCTGAAGAAAAACTTTGGGATGCAATCTTTAAAGCGACACGTGTTAACCATGAAACTGATCCAGTAGAAGTTTGGAAAGAACACAATGCGAATTTAGCAAGACAAAACAAAATCTTAAATGATGCAAACTTCAAATCATTACACTTCACAAACTCACTTGGAACTGACCTAGTTGTTGAATTAATTCAAGATCACGTTTGGGCTGGTGGTGCAGAGCATGCAGGAAATGGTGCATTATTTAATCCAAACATTCCAACTGAAGAGTCATTTACTATGCCATATAAATTTGGTACTCAAGGTAAAGTTGTAGCAACTAAACCACTTGCTTATCAAGGTAAGATTATTAAAGACTTCTGGTTAGAATTCAAAGATGGTCGTGTCGTTGATTTTGATGCTAAATATGAAAAAGAAGCTTTACAATCAATTTTAGATTTTGATTATAATGCAAGATCAATTGGTGAAATTGCATTAATCGGTCATGATTCACCAATTTCAAATATGAATATCTTATTCTTAAATACTTTATATGATGAAAATGCAAGTTGCCATATGGCACTTGGACGTGCATATCCTATGAATATTAAGAATGGTAATGACACACCAATCGCTGAACTTGAAAAGAAAGGTTACAACAACTCTTTAGTTCACGTTGACTTTATGTTCGGTTCTGCTGACATGCAAATTGTTGGTAAAAAACAAGATGGAACTGAAGTGATTGTGTTCAAAAATGGGAATTTTGCAATATAA
- a CDS encoding DNA polymerase III subunit alpha, whose amino-acid sequence MFGVLYLQSEYSMLHSTLQLEALFHHAKSSNYDIIPLTDEGNLHGMYKFLKLAAKNKIKPILGLKLNLEYEGLNLDFLVYAKNDKGLETLIELSSSYKATSVKAYSALEPLLKRLMVVFPTNQKIFINEDYSKDLAFKLIMDFKSNLNEFYIGLSLQNEMLINEVSPMFYKFAKELNIKTLPLHQTTYFSKDEKITFEVLKEIESKTNETYDLDMSFKSKDELILMFKPYKDIFKNLEETFKEVKYTYLEQRFDMPIFPTKEGVPSKDYLEALATKGLERRLIQNQIKDTKIYHERLKEELSVIIQMGYPDYFLIVYDFVRFAKQNDILVGPGRGSAAGSLVAYSLGITDVDPIKYDLLFERFLNKERQTMPDIDLDFPDNKRDLVIEYVKNKYGKNHVVSISTFTTFAFKSSIRDVGRIMKLDPTRVSAIIKSIESNKLDSSDLEAVELKRVAEKLEGLPRQTGTHAAGIILSKQDLTKYVPLQEGPHDMLQSQLEASDLESLGFLKIDFLGLRNLSIIEEVIKKEDGKIKLNEIPLDDQATFETLRRVDTTGIFQLESPGMRNVIGKLKPEHFEDLVAILALFRPGPLDFIDTYIKRRHQGTFDSIDPSIDEILRPTFGIIVYQEQIMKIAQVFAGFSLSEADLLRRGIAKKDEEILKNEKQRFIDRSLTNGRNEQTTLKIYEYIERFKDYGFNRSHSVAYALLAYQMAYLKTHYYKTFMSVLMTSVVSNKDLVDSYLRELSNKHIEIYPPNIEISGTDFDAYKDGVILPLTIIKGVGQQIISGILSEREKSPFKDYRDFKNRLKDVLNQKSLAQLIKSGALDVFGLNHASMLENSNLDQSGFENFLSDFKEVELDELPFETLKDQELEVLGFNLTYTDNGTLNKLKKKYDIKERDLKDAKINTIAKVLKVRIIKTKQNQQMAFVDFDDGARFSGTIFPSTFTKYQDLLNETYLLIEGDKDDKGVIIRNMKKVKV is encoded by the coding sequence ATGTTTGGCGTATTATATCTTCAAAGTGAATATAGTATGTTACATTCTACACTTCAACTAGAAGCGTTATTTCACCATGCAAAATCATCAAATTACGACATTATACCTTTAACAGATGAAGGTAATTTGCATGGTATGTATAAATTTTTAAAACTTGCAGCTAAAAATAAAATTAAACCTATATTAGGATTAAAACTGAACCTTGAATATGAAGGGTTAAATCTAGACTTTTTAGTCTATGCAAAAAATGATAAAGGATTAGAAACATTAATTGAATTAAGTAGTAGTTATAAGGCTACTAGCGTTAAAGCGTATAGTGCATTAGAACCTTTACTAAAGCGATTAATGGTTGTTTTTCCAACCAATCAAAAGATATTTATAAATGAAGACTATTCAAAAGATTTAGCGTTTAAATTAATCATGGATTTTAAATCAAATTTAAATGAATTTTACATAGGTTTATCACTTCAAAATGAAATGTTAATCAATGAAGTTTCACCTATGTTTTATAAGTTTGCAAAAGAGCTTAATATAAAAACTCTACCTCTTCATCAAACAACTTATTTTAGTAAAGATGAAAAAATAACTTTTGAAGTTTTAAAAGAAATTGAATCTAAAACAAATGAAACATATGATCTTGATATGTCTTTTAAGTCTAAAGATGAATTGATTTTAATGTTTAAACCTTATAAAGACATCTTTAAAAACTTAGAAGAAACTTTCAAAGAAGTTAAATATACGTATTTAGAACAAAGATTTGATATGCCAATCTTTCCTACAAAAGAAGGCGTTCCTAGTAAAGATTATTTAGAAGCACTCGCAACTAAAGGCTTAGAACGTAGGCTTATTCAAAATCAAATTAAAGATACAAAAATTTACCATGAACGATTAAAGGAAGAACTTTCAGTCATCATTCAAATGGGTTATCCTGATTATTTCTTAATTGTTTATGATTTTGTTAGATTTGCCAAACAAAATGATATTTTAGTTGGACCAGGACGTGGTAGTGCTGCAGGTAGTTTAGTTGCATACTCACTGGGTATTACGGATGTTGATCCAATTAAATATGATTTATTGTTTGAACGTTTCTTAAACAAAGAACGTCAAACAATGCCGGATATTGATTTAGATTTTCCGGATAATAAGAGAGATTTAGTGATTGAATACGTCAAAAATAAATATGGAAAAAATCATGTTGTTTCAATCTCTACATTTACAACATTCGCATTTAAATCATCTATTCGTGATGTGGGTCGCATTATGAAACTTGACCCCACAAGGGTAAGTGCGATTATTAAAAGCATTGAATCAAATAAATTAGATTCAAGTGATTTAGAAGCGGTTGAACTTAAACGCGTTGCAGAAAAGTTAGAAGGGTTACCGCGTCAAACAGGTACTCATGCAGCAGGTATTATTCTATCTAAACAAGATTTAACCAAATATGTACCACTTCAAGAAGGTCCACATGATATGCTTCAAAGTCAGTTAGAAGCATCTGATCTTGAGTCACTAGGCTTCTTGAAAATTGACTTCTTAGGACTAAGGAATTTAAGTATTATTGAAGAAGTCATTAAAAAGGAAGATGGGAAAATAAAATTAAATGAAATCCCACTAGACGATCAAGCAACGTTTGAAACCTTGAGACGTGTGGATACAACAGGTATCTTCCAATTAGAATCTCCTGGTATGAGAAATGTAATCGGCAAACTAAAACCTGAACATTTTGAAGATTTGGTTGCCATACTCGCACTCTTTAGACCAGGACCACTCGATTTTATTGATACCTACATAAAACGTCGTCACCAAGGGACTTTTGATTCAATTGACCCATCAATTGATGAAATTTTAAGACCAACTTTTGGGATTATCGTATATCAAGAACAGATTATGAAAATCGCACAAGTCTTTGCAGGTTTTTCATTAAGTGAAGCTGACCTATTAAGACGTGGGATTGCAAAAAAAGATGAAGAAATCTTAAAAAATGAGAAACAAAGATTTATTGATCGTTCACTTACGAATGGACGAAATGAACAAACAACTTTAAAAATATATGAATACATTGAACGATTTAAAGACTATGGATTTAACAGAAGCCACTCAGTTGCATATGCTTTACTTGCATATCAAATGGCATATTTAAAAACACATTATTATAAAACGTTTATGTCAGTCTTAATGACCTCAGTTGTTTCCAATAAAGATTTAGTGGATAGTTACTTAAGAGAACTTTCAAACAAACATATTGAAATTTATCCACCAAATATTGAAATCTCAGGTACGGATTTTGATGCCTATAAAGATGGTGTCATTCTACCACTTACAATTATTAAAGGTGTTGGACAACAAATCATTTCAGGTATTCTATCAGAAAGAGAAAAATCACCATTTAAAGATTATCGTGATTTTAAAAATAGACTCAAAGATGTTTTAAACCAAAAGTCACTGGCCCAACTTATCAAATCTGGTGCACTTGATGTATTTGGTTTAAACCATGCATCGATGCTTGAAAATAGTAATCTAGATCAATCAGGATTTGAAAACTTCTTATCTGATTTTAAAGAGGTTGAACTTGATGAATTACCGTTTGAAACATTAAAAGATCAAGAACTTGAAGTATTAGGTTTTAATTTAACGTATACCGATAATGGCACATTAAATAAGTTAAAGAAGAAATATGATATTAAAGAACGTGACTTGAAAGATGCTAAAATTAACACAATTGCAAAGGTACTTAAGGTTAGAATCATTAAAACCAAGCAAAATCAGCAAATGGCATTCGTAGATTTTGACGATGGTGCACGTTTTAGTGGTACAATATTCCCAAGTACTTTTACAAAGTATCAAGATTTATTAAATGAAACTTATCTCCTGATTGAAGGGGACAAGGATGATAAAGGCGTAATAATTAGAAATATGAAGAAAGTTAAGGTGTAA
- a CDS encoding flavodoxin — MAILVVYWTGTGNTEIMAEKIYEGIQSVGVDAELKLIDQVSPSDIDNYEKIAFGCPSMGIEELEPDEFLPWYEEIEPLLQDKLIALFGSYGWGEGEWMDAWHERVRALGLNLFEEGIRISSTPSTKEQQMIFEFGQRFAQK, encoded by the coding sequence ATGGCAATTCTTGTAGTTTATTGGACGGGAACTGGTAACACTGAGATTATGGCAGAAAAAATCTACGAAGGTATTCAGTCTGTAGGTGTTGATGCTGAACTTAAACTCATTGACCAAGTAAGTCCTTCAGATATTGATAATTATGAAAAAATAGCATTTGGTTGTCCATCAATGGGTATAGAAGAATTAGAACCTGATGAGTTTTTACCTTGGTATGAAGAAATTGAACCATTGCTCCAAGATAAACTCATCGCACTCTTTGGATCTTACGGTTGGGGAGAAGGCGAATGGATGGATGCTTGGCATGAACGTGTGCGTGCACTTGGTTTAAATTTATTTGAAGAAGGAATTCGAATTAGTTCAACACCTTCAACCAAAGAACAACAAATGATTTTCGAATTTGGACAACGTTTCGCACAAAAATGA
- a CDS encoding immunoglobulin-like domain-containing protein, which translates to MFQMLVAMITISISWQNTLVIVPLYSSIENYKEIPYATLYMDGKEAFDPNMYYEFGVGTTNLRIISTNVVGEYHVDYRVFFPLYGFSSEETITFKVVDEIKPIITGDDEIVLEVGSKAPDFKSLIEYKDNYDKKEDLAVTVDSSLLNMNALGDYRITYKVKDKSQNITYFFQNIKVVDRTSPVVVQKGDVEIEVNEDINITKYFGFSDNYDKIFKTELIDDLVDYSKVGYYTATLKVYDQSDNVATINFTVKIKDQTAPIIKLKTKELNLNYQTDINEINFKDYIQTVYDNYDDISIDDVMISYDIDSNFLGSYQVKYEVWDSNLQKGEITLNVNIKDLEVPKVSLKEAIIVDVNTLEPYLLDYLIIEDNFDSLEKITSSITGKVSMDKIGEYRLVATIKDTSKNETVFPVIVKVVDREAPSLNVPNTLEVTNFKRPDYTKLITTKDNYDKDIVLTIYDDEINYEVVGHYILKIDAKDQSDNITTRYINLEIIDNIAPEIILKNQNIYVSYLDNKIDFSLYIDKIYDGYDKSLSYSDVKIIHTINFERLGLYEVIYQLEDSSHNIGEATLYVHIVDYDQPVLDVKPITIKQNQSFDYRNYVSAYDLYDGDLTDKVRVSPSFIPTSIPGIYEVVFYVHDQSGNLSEVKSTVTVLYKNPWVDYVYYGLGLGIVVLGGYLFYYFYNKRSKF; encoded by the coding sequence ATGTTTCAAATGCTAGTCGCAATGATTACGATTTCAATATCGTGGCAAAACACACTCGTTATTGTGCCACTTTATAGTTCGATTGAAAATTATAAAGAAATACCTTATGCAACACTTTACATGGATGGCAAAGAAGCTTTTGACCCTAATATGTATTATGAGTTTGGTGTAGGTACAACGAATCTGAGAATTATTTCCACAAATGTTGTTGGTGAATATCATGTGGATTATCGAGTGTTCTTTCCACTCTATGGGTTTTCATCAGAAGAAACCATTACGTTTAAAGTTGTAGATGAAATAAAGCCAATCATTACAGGTGATGATGAAATTGTTTTAGAGGTTGGTTCTAAAGCACCAGATTTTAAATCTTTAATTGAATATAAGGATAACTATGATAAAAAAGAAGATTTAGCTGTAACAGTAGATAGCAGTCTACTCAATATGAATGCATTAGGTGATTATCGAATTACATATAAAGTTAAAGATAAAAGTCAAAACATCACTTACTTTTTTCAAAATATTAAAGTCGTTGATCGTACGAGTCCAGTAGTGGTACAAAAAGGTGATGTTGAAATTGAAGTCAACGAAGATATTAATATAACCAAATACTTTGGGTTTAGTGATAACTACGATAAAATTTTCAAGACTGAATTAATCGATGATTTAGTCGACTATTCAAAAGTTGGATATTACACTGCAACACTTAAAGTATATGATCAGTCAGATAATGTAGCAACAATTAATTTTACAGTCAAAATTAAAGATCAAACGGCACCAATCATAAAGTTAAAAACGAAAGAACTTAATTTGAACTATCAAACAGATATCAATGAGATTAACTTCAAAGATTATATTCAAACAGTTTATGACAATTATGATGATATATCCATTGATGATGTCATGATCAGCTATGATATTGATTCCAATTTTCTAGGAAGTTATCAAGTTAAATATGAAGTATGGGATTCAAATCTTCAAAAAGGTGAAATAACACTCAATGTAAATATTAAAGATTTAGAAGTACCCAAAGTTAGTTTAAAAGAAGCAATTATTGTTGATGTGAATACGTTAGAACCATATTTATTGGACTATCTTATAATCGAAGACAATTTCGATTCATTAGAAAAAATAACTTCATCGATTACAGGTAAAGTTTCAATGGATAAAATCGGAGAATATCGCTTGGTCGCCACAATAAAAGATACATCAAAGAATGAAACGGTATTTCCTGTAATTGTAAAAGTTGTTGATAGAGAAGCACCTTCGTTGAATGTGCCTAACACACTTGAAGTGACAAATTTTAAAAGACCTGATTATACAAAACTTATAACAACAAAAGATAATTATGACAAAGATATCGTTTTAACGATTTATGATGATGAGATTAATTATGAAGTTGTTGGGCATTATATATTAAAAATTGATGCAAAAGATCAATCAGATAATATCACAACTAGATATATAAACTTAGAAATTATAGATAATATCGCACCAGAAATTATTTTAAAGAATCAAAATATTTATGTTTCTTACTTAGATAACAAAATAGACTTTAGTCTATATATCGATAAAATTTATGATGGTTATGATAAATCTTTAAGTTATAGTGATGTGAAAATTATCCACACAATTAATTTTGAGCGACTTGGATTATATGAAGTTATATATCAATTAGAAGATAGTTCACATAATATAGGTGAAGCAACACTTTATGTTCATATCGTTGATTATGATCAACCTGTACTTGATGTAAAACCAATTACAATTAAACAAAATCAGTCATTTGATTATAGAAATTATGTCTCAGCATATGATTTATATGATGGTGACCTTACAGATAAAGTAAGAGTTTCCCCATCTTTTATTCCAACATCGATTCCAGGAATATATGAAGTTGTTTTCTATGTGCACGATCAAAGTGGTAATTTAAGTGAAGTTAAATCAACGGTTACGGTACTTTACAAAAATCCATGGGTAGATTATGTTTATTATGGTTTAGGACTAGGAATTGTCGTATTAGGTGGTTATTTATTTTATTATTTTTATAATAAACGTTCAAAATTCTAA